The window GCCAAAAATTTTTCAACGATGGTGCTTTGTTTGATCAAATTTCTGAAAAAAAGTGACGGCGGGACGAGAGGCGAGGAACGAGAAAAAGTTGATCGCTTGTGAAAATTAGGGATAACCATGAACCGCACACTGCCAGGATTTCGCTTGACGCTGGGCATCACGCTGATTTATCTCGGCGTGTTGCTAGCGATTCCGCTGGCGGCCTGCTTATGGAAAGCGGCACAATTAGGGCCGGCGGCGTTTTGGGCCGCTGTGTGGACCTCTCGGGCCCGGTCGGCTTATTTTTTGACATTTAGCGCCAGTTTTATTTCTGCCGCCATCACGTCGTTATTGGGTTTATTGATTGCCTGGGTACTGGTGCGATACGAATGGCCGCTGAAGCGTGTGGTCGATTCGCTAGTCGATTTGCCGTTGGCGCTACCCACCGCCGTGGCCGGTTTGGCATATTCGGCACTGTATGTGCAAAACGGCTGGTTTGGCCGTTTTTTGGTGCCGCTGGGAATTCATGGCACGTATTCGCGGCTGGGCATTGTCTTAGTGCTCATCTTCATTGGGTTGCCATTTGCGGTTCGGGCCGTGCAGCCAGTGTTGGAAAGCATGGAAGCTGACGCCGAGGAAGCCGCCACGCTGCTGGGCGCCAACCGGTGGCAAACTTTTTGGCGCGTGATTTTGCCGACGCTTAAGCCGGCGCTCATTACTGGTTTCGCTTTGTCTTTCGCCCGGGCGATTGGCGAATATGGCTCGGTGGTGTTCGTTTCGAGCAATAAGCAAGGCGAAACGGAAATCGCACCGATGCTGATTGTTTCCAAGCTGGAGCAAAACTCGTACGCGGAAGCGACCGCAATTGCGCTGGTGTTGCTGGCCATGTCGTTCGGCATGTTGGCGTTAATCAACGTGCTGGAGCGCAGGAGTCGTCGCCATTATGCCTAATTCCGCTGCCATTTCGCACGCTGGCGCAATCGTGACTGGCCACTCTGCCGCAGCTCGGCGCGAATCGGCCTTGCCACG of the Pirellulales bacterium genome contains:
- the cysT gene encoding sulfate ABC transporter permease subunit CysT — its product is MNRTLPGFRLTLGITLIYLGVLLAIPLAACLWKAAQLGPAAFWAAVWTSRARSAYFLTFSASFISAAITSLLGLLIAWVLVRYEWPLKRVVDSLVDLPLALPTAVAGLAYSALYVQNGWFGRFLVPLGIHGTYSRLGIVLVLIFIGLPFAVRAVQPVLESMEADAEEAATLLGANRWQTFWRVILPTLKPALITGFALSFARAIGEYGSVVFVSSNKQGETEIAPMLIVSKLEQNSYAEATAIALVLLAMSFGMLALINVLERRSRRHYA